A genomic window from Sporosarcina sp. Marseille-Q4063 includes:
- a CDS encoding ATP-dependent RecD-like DNA helicase, with protein MNEFKGKVVRVLYRNEDFLIAKLQTDKEELTIKGSIYGVDKGEEIKVRGAWENHAKFGKQLAVEFWERPIPQTKDQVIAFLASSLVKGCGPKQSTMIAEKLGENALMIITQQGETSLQGIKGIGKKRANNIVESIRSTFEVQKIIAELLVFGITASMAMRLYKEYGSNTVAIVTKNPYKLTELNLIGFLKADEIAQKMGISPLSGYRIDACVNYVLKEKCFTSGHCYITEESLLAEAARSLNHNTLDENKVSMDELAQSIYRLEEKHIVIEDNFVYPKFLFTYEDRLARKLSEMRGSRDGVALPSLDKQILKYQKKRGIILAEKQREAVRRLFEEQMLILTGGPGTGKTTVIRAMLDMYKEMHPEDIICLAAPTGKASRQLSEVAGHVASTIHRLIGYQQGEIPTYNWQDKLPCDLLVVDEMSMVDVQLASLLLDALERDTKILFVGDRDQLPSVSPGNVLSDLIQSGLPTVALTEVFRQAQESQIISNAHRVNQGKSLLIDSDKGDFYFINQENPKGIAALIVKSALRFQELGYSISDILILSPMKKGPAGTLALNEQLRDALNPAESTKNEWEIGKRLFRLGDKVIQIKNNQSKGVFNGDIGVITNISKEVNKDNEIVEKMTCDFMGVKVSYEKSETNELELGYAITIHKSQGGEAPIVIIPATTSHYVMLARNLMYTGMTRAKERIVLIGTQKAMEIAIGNNKLTERNSGLSDRITSYTEYNNRFSREDASGGRG; from the coding sequence ATGAATGAATTCAAAGGGAAAGTTGTAAGGGTTCTTTACAGGAATGAGGATTTTCTGATTGCTAAACTGCAAACAGATAAAGAAGAACTCACAATTAAAGGGAGCATTTACGGGGTAGATAAAGGTGAAGAAATAAAGGTTCGCGGGGCTTGGGAAAATCATGCGAAGTTTGGGAAACAGCTCGCGGTGGAGTTTTGGGAAAGACCGATTCCGCAAACAAAAGATCAAGTTATTGCATTCCTTGCATCATCTCTTGTAAAAGGTTGTGGACCAAAGCAATCAACCATGATTGCTGAAAAGTTAGGTGAAAACGCTTTGATGATAATCACTCAACAAGGCGAAACAAGCTTACAAGGTATTAAAGGAATTGGGAAGAAGCGGGCTAATAACATTGTAGAAAGCATCAGGTCTACGTTTGAGGTACAGAAAATCATTGCGGAATTACTTGTGTTCGGAATAACCGCAAGTATGGCAATGCGGCTGTATAAAGAGTATGGGTCAAATACGGTAGCAATAGTTACAAAAAATCCATACAAGCTAACAGAATTAAACCTGATAGGATTCTTAAAGGCTGATGAGATTGCTCAAAAGATGGGTATATCACCCTTATCAGGATATCGCATTGATGCTTGTGTGAACTATGTCTTGAAGGAAAAGTGCTTCACTTCCGGTCATTGTTATATCACCGAAGAAAGTCTTCTTGCGGAAGCTGCCCGTTCGTTAAATCATAATACACTTGATGAAAACAAAGTTTCGATGGATGAATTAGCACAAAGTATTTACCGTTTAGAAGAAAAACATATCGTTATTGAAGATAATTTCGTTTATCCAAAGTTTTTATTCACATATGAAGACAGGTTAGCTCGGAAACTTTCAGAAATGAGAGGTTCTCGGGATGGCGTAGCATTGCCTTCGTTAGATAAGCAGATACTCAAGTATCAAAAGAAGCGGGGAATAATTCTTGCTGAGAAGCAACGTGAAGCGGTTAGACGGTTATTTGAAGAACAGATGTTAATACTTACTGGAGGTCCGGGTACAGGAAAGACTACCGTTATTCGTGCCATGCTCGACATGTACAAAGAAATGCATCCAGAGGACATTATATGCCTAGCTGCTCCAACCGGAAAGGCGAGTAGACAATTGTCAGAGGTGGCTGGACATGTCGCATCTACAATCCATAGGCTGATTGGGTACCAACAGGGAGAGATTCCTACCTATAATTGGCAAGATAAACTTCCTTGCGATTTGTTAGTCGTTGACGAAATGTCGATGGTGGATGTTCAGTTAGCTAGTTTACTGCTGGATGCACTCGAAAGAGACACGAAAATTCTCTTTGTGGGTGATAGGGATCAATTGCCATCGGTTAGTCCTGGGAACGTTCTAAGTGACCTGATTCAGTCAGGATTACCAACTGTGGCTCTTACAGAAGTATTTAGACAAGCACAGGAAAGCCAAATAATTAGTAATGCCCATAGAGTTAATCAAGGTAAATCACTTCTTATCGACAGCGATAAAGGTGATTTTTATTTTATTAATCAAGAAAATCCAAAAGGAATTGCAGCATTGATTGTTAAAAGTGCTTTACGTTTTCAAGAATTAGGTTATTCCATATCGGATATTTTAATATTAAGTCCGATGAAAAAAGGACCTGCTGGAACACTTGCATTAAATGAACAGTTAAGAGATGCCTTAAACCCTGCTGAATCTACTAAAAATGAATGGGAGATTGGGAAAAGACTATTCCGACTTGGTGATAAAGTCATTCAGATTAAAAATAATCAATCAAAAGGTGTTTTTAATGGCGATATTGGTGTGATTACTAATATTTCAAAAGAAGTAAATAAAGATAATGAGATTGTTGAAAAAATGACATGTGATTTTATGGGAGTAAAGGTATCATACGAAAAGAGTGAAACCAACGAATTAGAATTAGGTTATGCCATCACTATTCACAAGTCACAGGGCGGTGAAGCACCTATTGTTATAATCCCAGCTACCACAAGCCATTATGTTATGTTGGCGCGGAATTTAATGTATACAGGCATGACAAGGGCAAAAGAAAGAATCGTTTTGATTGGTACACAAAAGGCGATGGAGATTGCTATTGGAAATAATAAACTCACTGAAAGGAACAGTGGCTTATCAGATCGTATCACCTCGTATACCGAATATAACAACCGATTCAGTAGGGAAGATGCAAGCGGTGGGAGGGGGTGA
- a CDS encoding helix-turn-helix domain-containing protein produces MDMRDALETAEKQARLRDGEKLVDVAAVAIEEQKANGQGYALYKLKNKNKALFVQTIQENLDVLIRTEFLTNAELGFLFSLMPLVQLHSNGITDRESGQFMTVSEIAKYLNRDRTGISATIQSLLVKGILFELVDSQEIKEHKRSVTRRPLFMNPEIIYAGDRNRINATLSKLVIEFDKLERKKVLLSWKLWLKNGEEFGRLYSRKSYLEFKKLK; encoded by the coding sequence ATGGACATGCGTGACGCTTTAGAAACAGCAGAAAAGCAAGCTAGACTTCGCGATGGTGAAAAGTTAGTGGATGTAGCTGCTGTAGCAATAGAGGAACAGAAAGCAAATGGGCAAGGTTACGCCCTTTACAAGTTGAAAAATAAAAACAAGGCATTATTTGTTCAAACAATTCAAGAAAACCTCGATGTGCTTATCAGGACTGAATTCCTGACGAATGCAGAGTTAGGTTTTCTTTTTTCTTTGATGCCGTTGGTCCAGTTGCATTCAAATGGGATTACTGATAGAGAATCCGGACAATTTATGACAGTATCAGAAATTGCAAAGTATTTAAATCGTGATCGAACAGGAATTAGTGCAACAATCCAAAGCCTTCTTGTAAAAGGGATATTATTTGAACTGGTGGATTCACAGGAGATTAAGGAGCATAAAAGAAGCGTTACTCGTCGACCATTATTTATGAATCCCGAAATTATTTATGCCGGAGATCGGAACAGAATAAATGCTACATTATCAAAGTTGGTTATCGAATTTGACAAATTGGAGAGAAAAAAGGTATTGCTTTCCTGGAAGTTATGGTTAAAAAATGGCGAAGAGTTCGGGAGGTTGTATAGCAGAAAAAGTTATTTGGAATTCAAAAAACTGAAATGA
- a CDS encoding metal-dependent hydrolase, with the protein MEWSTHALSGMVAGYTVTGGDWQGAVVGGIAGVLPDLDEPKSKFGKLFFFIAVPLHSIFGHRTFTHSLLFSLLAGLFIFLFTEWWVALSVSAGILAHIAGDMLTGKVKFFYPSAKSVGIPIPSFSFTWIDRITRLLLVLTIGWIVLTKVI; encoded by the coding sequence ATGGAGTGGTCCACACACGCTTTATCAGGGATGGTTGCCGGATACACAGTTACAGGAGGTGATTGGCAGGGAGCGGTCGTTGGAGGAATTGCAGGTGTGCTACCGGATCTCGATGAACCAAAGTCTAAGTTTGGGAAGTTGTTCTTCTTCATAGCTGTACCACTTCATTCTATATTTGGTCATCGGACTTTTACACATTCCTTGCTATTTTCATTATTAGCAGGGCTTTTTATATTTCTGTTTACAGAATGGTGGGTGGCCCTGTCGGTGAGTGCGGGAATACTTGCACATATAGCGGGAGATATGCTTACCGGAAAAGTGAAATTCTTCTATCCGTCTGCTAAGTCCGTTGGGATTCCGATTCCATCATTTAGTTTTACATGGATAGACCGAATCACAAGACTGTTGCTTGTTTTAACTATTGGCTGGATTGTACTTACAAAAGTAATTTGA
- a CDS encoding ParM/StbA family protein, whose product MENVAVDLGYGYVKAISSSGKRVIFPSLVGKGYDRGITNILGDTPNDLANIHVAITGEDYFVGELANESRSLSRIFERERFNHMYTHILLNTAIHLVTDGKGGSVNLSTGLPLDFYQAQAKDFQTSITGIQSHIEWKSGPLVEGAKQVNIERALVFPQGASAIFSALINHDGKYTYPHLMNQGTLIGLVDIGFRTTDFVVVEIQQNGSFVPKAKLSGTVDDGVNNLYRDIRQAFKTKTGGADLSEHYISRILKDEQLTYKGNKIDFSNIIQSSKKSIATNIVDRLKNVWAEESDLFDAIFLAGGGGELFEPFIQPHFDNRLVKITESQFANTIGYLRLGKSVFGQLERRKSVI is encoded by the coding sequence TTGGAAAACGTTGCAGTAGATTTGGGTTATGGCTACGTCAAAGCGATTTCGTCATCGGGAAAGCGTGTAATTTTCCCCTCGTTGGTCGGAAAAGGATACGACAGGGGAATCACAAATATCCTTGGAGATACACCAAATGACTTAGCAAATATACATGTAGCAATTACAGGTGAAGATTATTTTGTCGGCGAGCTAGCAAATGAATCCCGTTCTTTATCTCGTATCTTTGAACGTGAACGTTTTAATCATATGTACACACATATTCTACTAAATACGGCTATTCATCTTGTAACGGACGGAAAAGGTGGTTCTGTGAATCTGTCAACAGGACTCCCACTCGATTTCTATCAAGCACAGGCAAAGGATTTTCAAACGTCCATTACAGGGATTCAGTCACATATTGAATGGAAATCGGGTCCACTCGTGGAAGGCGCTAAACAAGTAAATATTGAACGTGCCTTAGTATTTCCACAAGGTGCTTCAGCAATCTTTTCAGCATTAATTAATCACGATGGGAAATATACCTATCCTCATTTAATGAACCAAGGAACGCTTATTGGATTGGTTGATATCGGTTTTAGGACAACGGATTTTGTAGTAGTTGAAATTCAGCAAAATGGATCATTTGTTCCAAAGGCAAAATTATCTGGGACAGTGGATGACGGTGTAAACAATCTATACAGAGATATACGTCAAGCCTTTAAAACAAAAACGGGTGGTGCGGATTTAAGTGAACATTACATTTCCCGAATTTTAAAAGACGAACAATTGACTTACAAAGGAAATAAAATTGATTTCAGTAATATCATTCAGTCAAGTAAGAAATCCATAGCCACTAATATTGTTGACCGATTAAAAAATGTATGGGCTGAAGAATCTGATCTATTTGATGCGATATTCTTGGCAGGTGGTGGCGGAGAACTCTTTGAGCCATTCATCCAGCCCCACTTTGATAATCGATTGGTAAAGATTACTGAAAGCCAGTTTGCAAACACGATAGGTTATTTAAGATTGGGTAAATCGGTATTCGGTCAATTAGAACGTAGAAAATCAGTGATTTGA
- a CDS encoding DUF5348 domain-containing protein, which yields MKLVEDTVESYRKADSTIKRLLKEMDELMDNINIFNLNSEDVQKYFTLYKAKLRLEEAYSSIVDLNKEIQLEGYLRKNNRGRYELNGFELTSGGLIDIWRDDPEMKDGGYYVPSRIEHHATDYYCVDMPEAMLEGLKARNRVSPLSN from the coding sequence ATGAAATTAGTGGAAGATACCGTAGAAAGTTACCGCAAAGCAGATAGTACGATAAAACGACTTTTAAAGGAAATGGATGAACTTATGGATAACATCAATATTTTCAATTTGAATTCGGAAGATGTGCAAAAGTATTTCACGTTGTATAAGGCCAAATTGAGACTTGAAGAAGCATATTCATCAATTGTTGATCTGAATAAGGAAATTCAACTCGAAGGATATTTGCGTAAAAATAATCGAGGCCGGTATGAATTAAACGGTTTTGAGTTAACAAGTGGCGGATTGATTGATATATGGCGAGATGATCCAGAAATGAAGGATGGAGGTTATTACGTTCCCAGCAGGATTGAACACCATGCAACGGATTATTACTGCGTTGATATGCCTGAGGCGATGTTGGAAGGATTGAAAGCGCGTAACAGGGTATCACCGTTATCAAATTAA